A window of Leptospira brenneri contains these coding sequences:
- a CDS encoding UDP-N-acetylmuramoyl-L-alanyl-D-glutamate--2,6-diaminopimelate ligase, with the protein MKLSELIKRIPDVKLIRGESSFEVDYIWGDSRKLKPNDIFVLPEDSAERQESFLTMAREIGVKVILLSKRNLKLKGLDDFPVILETEDSACEAHGKLACLLAGNPAKKLKIVAITGTNGKTSLTFILFHLARKVGKNAALIGTVQIQIMDRILESGYTTPDASSLNLLLKQMVEEGIEYVFMEMSSHGLKLGRVAGLEITCAGFTNLTQDHLDFHSNMDDYFESKFKIFQLLEQSSVKNKFGLVACDVPFGPEMVKRIEKAKLKSPIYIFGKSGEFNYSNTKLSLLQSEYRFHKKAKNLPFVEVRSIKTNLLGNFNVFNTSFALAIAYELGFPWEEVISCLEKIPTVPGRFHVVPYPDRSRIAVVDYAHTPDALENILKSCVEIAPKQIICLFGCGGDRDRTKRPQMARLAENLADFVVLTSDNPRTENPESILDEIEAGFSRGFKRYEKITDRRVAIQRAVALLERDGILVVAGKGHETYQIIGKEKTKFVDFEEIENAFQNLGMGR; encoded by the coding sequence ATGAAATTATCAGAACTCATCAAACGTATCCCTGATGTAAAACTCATCCGAGGAGAATCCTCTTTTGAAGTGGATTATATTTGGGGAGATAGTCGTAAACTAAAACCTAATGATATCTTTGTTTTGCCAGAAGATAGTGCCGAAAGACAAGAAAGTTTTCTAACGATGGCAAGAGAGATTGGTGTAAAAGTGATTCTTCTTTCTAAACGCAATCTCAAACTAAAAGGTTTAGATGATTTTCCTGTAATCCTGGAAACTGAAGATTCTGCTTGTGAAGCCCACGGTAAACTCGCTTGTCTCTTAGCGGGAAATCCAGCCAAAAAATTAAAAATTGTAGCCATCACAGGAACCAACGGCAAAACCTCTTTGACCTTTATCCTTTTCCACCTAGCAAGAAAAGTTGGGAAAAATGCGGCTCTCATTGGAACCGTACAAATCCAAATTATGGATCGAATTTTAGAATCTGGGTACACAACTCCAGATGCATCCTCACTCAACCTCCTTCTTAAGCAAATGGTAGAAGAAGGGATTGAATATGTATTTATGGAAATGAGTAGCCATGGATTAAAACTCGGTCGTGTAGCAGGACTCGAAATTACCTGTGCCGGATTTACAAACCTGACCCAAGACCATTTGGATTTTCATTCCAATATGGATGATTACTTTGAAAGTAAGTTTAAAATTTTCCAACTTTTGGAACAATCATCGGTAAAAAATAAATTCGGACTTGTGGCTTGCGATGTTCCTTTTGGACCAGAAATGGTCAAACGAATTGAAAAGGCAAAACTCAAATCCCCAATTTATATTTTTGGAAAATCGGGTGAGTTCAACTATTCCAATACAAAACTTTCTTTATTACAGAGTGAATACCGATTTCATAAAAAAGCAAAAAACTTACCTTTTGTAGAAGTTCGGTCCATCAAAACAAATCTTCTTGGAAATTTTAATGTTTTTAACACATCCTTTGCTTTAGCAATTGCTTATGAACTTGGATTTCCATGGGAAGAGGTGATTTCTTGTTTGGAGAAAATTCCTACAGTTCCCGGTAGGTTCCATGTGGTTCCCTATCCTGACCGTTCAAGAATTGCAGTTGTAGATTATGCACACACTCCAGATGCATTGGAGAATATCTTAAAAAGTTGTGTGGAAATTGCTCCCAAACAAATCATCTGTCTTTTTGGATGTGGTGGAGACAGAGACCGCACCAAACGTCCGCAAATGGCAAGGCTTGCAGAAAACTTAGCCGATTTTGTGGTTCTTACTTCTGATAATCCCAGAACCGAAAATCCAGAATCCATTTTGGATGAGATTGAAGCTGGTTTTTCTCGTGGTTTCAAAAGGTATGAGAAAATCACCGACAGAAGGGTTGCCATCCAAAGGGCGGTGGCTCTTTTAGAACGAGATGGAATTTTGGTAGTTGCCGGCAAAGGCCATGAAACCTACCAAATCATTGGCAAAGAAAAAACAAAATTTGTAGATTTCGAAGAAATAGAGAATGCTTTTCAAAATTTAGGAATGGGTCGATAG
- a CDS encoding CheR family methyltransferase: MDFRTSLNTIGDAEFEFIKNLVYKQAGIFLAPHKKIMVQSRLNARLRTLGIANFENYVAKLKLDPKFATDEMQELINRITTNKTDFFRENHHFEFLKNQYFPALEQAAAAGGPKTLRIWCSASSTGEEPYSIAITVYEYFNSKPGWNCKIYASDIDTQVIATAKKGLYRDERLEPVSEAMKSKHFIKTTEKDHVFYEAKPHLKALIDFKQINLLHFPFPISEKLDLIFCRNVVIYFDKPTQKTLFQNFEASLKPKGYLILGHSETMFGISDSFKFLGHTIYQKKE; encoded by the coding sequence TTGGACTTTCGAACATCTTTAAACACAATCGGTGATGCCGAATTTGAATTCATTAAAAATTTAGTGTACAAACAAGCCGGTATCTTTTTAGCACCGCATAAAAAAATTATGGTTCAGTCCCGGCTCAATGCAAGACTTCGGACTCTAGGAATTGCGAATTTTGAGAACTACGTTGCCAAACTGAAACTTGATCCAAAGTTTGCCACTGATGAAATGCAAGAACTCATCAATCGCATAACAACCAATAAAACAGATTTTTTTCGGGAAAACCACCATTTTGAATTTTTAAAAAACCAATATTTCCCTGCTTTAGAACAAGCCGCGGCAGCGGGAGGACCAAAAACTCTTCGTATTTGGTGTTCTGCTTCCTCCACAGGAGAGGAGCCGTATTCCATTGCCATTACGGTTTATGAATATTTTAATTCTAAACCAGGTTGGAATTGTAAAATCTACGCTTCCGATATCGATACTCAGGTCATTGCCACTGCTAAAAAGGGACTGTACCGAGATGAAAGACTGGAACCGGTTTCTGAGGCGATGAAATCAAAACATTTCATTAAAACGACAGAGAAGGATCATGTTTTTTATGAAGCAAAACCTCATCTGAAGGCACTGATTGATTTTAAACAAATCAATCTTTTGCATTTTCCCTTTCCCATCTCAGAGAAACTAGATTTGATTTTTTGTAGGAACGTGGTCATTTACTTTGATAAACCAACTCAGAAAACTCTATTTCAAAACTTCGAGGCTAGTTTGAAACCAAAAGGATATTTAATCTTAGGTCACTCGGAAACTATGTTTGGGATTTCTGATAGTTTTAAGTTTTTGGGCCACACCATCTACCAAAAGAAAGAATAA
- the mraY gene encoding phospho-N-acetylmuramoyl-pentapeptide-transferase: MFQWIYESFGNDYGFLRVFSYVTLRAMMAGLTAMFITFIFGKSLISFLLSLKFRESVRNDGPQSHAAKSGTPTMGGLIMILSLTVSTLLWGNLSNLNVLLLLISAILFAGLGFTDDYMKSVKKIKGGMRARTKFLVTIFFAVSITTLYFYFTGKSNTVPNKGVVFTITDLFLPFVKGPVWNLGLLAVPFAIIVLIGSSHAVNLTDGLDGLASGTVVIATATFALISYVSGTPSAANYLHIPYLPGSHEYAVFLAGLSGALLGFLWFNCHPAQVFMGDTGSLFLGSTLGLVAIMLKKEILLVILGGIFVAEAVSVILQVGSFKLTGKRIFKMAPLHHHFELSGWSEEKVVIRFWIIGIILAIITLSTLKIQ; encoded by the coding sequence ATGTTCCAGTGGATTTATGAATCGTTTGGAAACGATTATGGTTTCCTAAGAGTTTTTAGTTATGTAACCCTTCGTGCGATGATGGCGGGGCTTACAGCGATGTTCATTACCTTTATTTTTGGGAAGTCATTGATTTCTTTTCTACTTTCTTTGAAGTTTCGAGAATCAGTTCGGAACGACGGTCCCCAGTCCCATGCTGCCAAATCGGGAACCCCCACGATGGGAGGCCTCATCATGATCCTCTCCCTTACCGTCTCTACCTTGTTATGGGGGAATCTTTCTAACCTAAATGTTTTGTTACTTTTAATTTCTGCCATTCTTTTTGCTGGTCTTGGATTTACTGATGACTACATGAAGTCTGTAAAAAAGATCAAAGGGGGAATGCGAGCCAGAACCAAATTTTTAGTGACTATCTTCTTTGCCGTTTCCATCACGACTCTTTACTTTTATTTTACTGGAAAATCAAACACCGTACCGAATAAGGGAGTGGTATTTACTATCACTGATTTATTTTTACCCTTTGTGAAAGGACCTGTTTGGAACTTAGGACTTCTGGCTGTTCCTTTTGCCATCATCGTCCTCATTGGAAGTTCTCATGCTGTCAATCTTACTGATGGACTGGATGGACTTGCTTCTGGAACCGTAGTGATTGCAACTGCTACTTTTGCTTTAATTTCCTATGTATCGGGAACACCATCGGCTGCAAACTATTTGCACATTCCTTACCTTCCTGGCTCTCATGAATATGCAGTTTTCCTTGCAGGACTCTCCGGCGCCTTACTTGGATTTTTATGGTTCAATTGCCATCCTGCACAAGTATTTATGGGGGATACAGGTTCTTTGTTTTTAGGATCCACTCTTGGTCTTGTTGCCATTATGTTAAAAAAAGAAATTCTACTCGTAATTCTCGGTGGGATCTTTGTAGCCGAAGCCGTGAGTGTGATCTTACAAGTAGGTTCTTTTAAACTGACAGGAAAACGAATCTTTAAAATGGCCCCCTTACACCACCATTTTGAATTGTCTGGTTGGTCTGAGGAAAAGGTTGTGATCCGGTTTTGGATCATCGGAATCATCCTTGCCATCATTACTTTATCCACGCTAAAGATCCAGTAG
- the rsmH gene encoding 16S rRNA (cytosine(1402)-N(4))-methyltransferase RsmH yields MSESPHIPVLPGEVIDLLKKTESSEPQWFLDGTAGEGGHSKLILQTFPNARLILIDRDAVMLERAKKEIHSSLGSLDRVHPFQMNFSEVDQDLLDSLECPGLDGALVDLGVSLFHFLHSGRGFTFKNEEPLDMRLEPQVGRKTAADVVNYSTVLHLKKVFWEYGEERWALKVANNIVQSRQKKKFETNTDLVKLVEASIPRKFWPKETHPATRIFQALRIEVNEELLHAEKGIRNIASCLKLGGVFACISFHSLEDRIVKWTFRDLKANEPFEILTKKPILPTDLEIKENRASRSAKLRGIQKIEPIVNKRWEK; encoded by the coding sequence GTGTCAGAATCGCCTCATATTCCCGTACTTCCAGGAGAAGTCATCGATTTACTAAAGAAAACAGAAAGTTCCGAACCCCAGTGGTTCCTTGATGGGACAGCTGGCGAAGGTGGGCATTCAAAACTCATTTTACAAACATTTCCGAACGCCCGCCTGATTCTTATCGATCGAGATGCGGTGATGTTAGAACGAGCCAAAAAAGAGATCCATTCCTCCCTTGGCTCACTCGATCGAGTGCATCCGTTTCAGATGAATTTTTCGGAAGTAGACCAAGACCTACTCGATTCTTTGGAATGCCCGGGGCTAGACGGAGCACTTGTGGACCTTGGTGTTTCTCTATTTCATTTTCTCCACTCAGGGAGAGGTTTTACCTTCAAAAATGAAGAACCTCTGGATATGCGGTTAGAACCACAAGTGGGGAGAAAAACAGCAGCCGATGTAGTTAATTATAGCACAGTTCTCCATTTAAAAAAAGTATTTTGGGAATATGGAGAAGAACGTTGGGCCTTAAAGGTTGCAAATAACATTGTACAGTCGAGGCAGAAAAAAAAATTCGAAACCAATACTGATCTCGTGAAACTAGTGGAAGCTTCGATTCCTAGAAAGTTTTGGCCCAAAGAAACCCATCCTGCTACAAGGATATTCCAAGCACTTCGGATTGAGGTCAACGAAGAACTGTTACATGCTGAAAAAGGAATTCGAAACATTGCTAGTTGTTTGAAACTGGGGGGTGTTTTTGCTTGTATTTCCTTTCATTCTTTGGAAGACCGAATCGTGAAGTGGACATTCAGAGATCTAAAAGCGAACGAACCATTTGAAATCCTTACCAAAAAACCCATCTTACCCACGGATCTTGAGATCAAAGAAAACAGAGCCTCACGATCTGCAAAATTGAGAGGCATTCAAAAGATAGAGCCGATAGTAAATAAGAGATGGGAAAAATGA
- a CDS encoding HIT family protein produces MSSYEEHSHRKNLFSIGKLGYAKGDRPNVDCILCGVRDKNEIVPNLTIAETELSIVSINLFPYNPGHLIIFPKRHIIHYLELTEDEALDIHRLTQKAMRILEKQWRVQGFNIGYNLGKNSGGSIPHIHEHIVPRFPNEAGFLDVISNTRIVIYEPYQMWEDLKKLWVEEN; encoded by the coding sequence ATGAGTTCCTATGAAGAACACTCCCATAGAAAAAACCTCTTCAGTATAGGGAAATTGGGTTATGCCAAAGGCGATAGACCCAATGTAGACTGTATCCTTTGCGGAGTACGTGATAAAAACGAAATTGTTCCCAATCTAACCATTGCAGAAACAGAACTGTCCATTGTTTCGATCAACCTTTTCCCTTACAATCCGGGCCATCTCATTATCTTTCCCAAACGCCATATCATTCATTATTTAGAGTTAACAGAAGATGAGGCCCTAGACATCCATAGACTCACTCAAAAAGCCATGAGAATTCTCGAGAAACAATGGCGAGTGCAAGGGTTTAATATAGGTTATAATCTAGGGAAAAATAGCGGGGGTTCCATCCCACATATCCACGAGCATATTGTTCCTCGTTTTCCCAATGAGGCAGGATTCTTAGATGTCATTTCCAATACAAGGATCGTGATCTATGAACCCTACCAAATGTGGGAGGACTTAAAAAAACTCTGGGTAGAAGAAAACTAA